One Catharus ustulatus isolate bCatUst1 chromosome 2, bCatUst1.pri.v2, whole genome shotgun sequence genomic window carries:
- the GJA8 gene encoding gap junction alpha-8 protein: MGDWSFLGNILEQVNEQSTVIGRVWLTVLFIFRILILGTAAELVWGDEQSDFVCNTQQPGCENVCYDEAFPISHIRLWVLQIIFVSTPSLMYFGHAVHHVRMEEKRKEREEAERRQQAEVDEEKLPLAPNQNKGNNPDGTKKFRLEGTLLRTYIFHIIFKTLFEVGFIVGQYFLYGFRILPLYRCGRWPCPNLVDCFVSRPTEKTIFIMFMLVVASVSLFLNLVEISHLIMKRIRRALRRPAEEQLGEVPEKPLHAIAVPSIPKAKGYKLLEEEKPVSHYFPLTEVGVEPSPLPSAYNEFEEKIGMGPLEDLSRAFDERLPSYAQAKEPEEEKVRAEEEEHEEEQPGPQEEPGVKKAEEQAARDEVEGPSAPAELAADMRPLSRLSKASSRARSDDLTV; this comes from the coding sequence ATGGGTGActggagttttttggggaaCATTTTAGAGCAGGTGAACGAGCAGTCCACTGTCATCGGGAGAGTTTGGCTCACGGTGCTCTTCATTTTCCGCATCCTGATCCTGGGCACAGCCGCTGAGCTCGTGTGGGGGGACGAGCAGTCAGACTTTGTGTGCAACACCCAGCAACCTGGTTGTGAGAACGTCTGCTACGATGAGGCCTTCCCCATCTCCCACATCCGGCTCTGGGTCCTGCAGATCATCTTTGTATCCACCCCTTCACTGATGTACTTCGGGCATGCTGTGCACCACGTCCGCatggaggagaagaggaaagagagggaggaagCTGAGAGGCGCCAGCAAGCCGAGGTGGATGAAGAGAAGCTGCCCCTGgctccaaaccaaaacaaaggcAACAACCCTGATGGAACCAAGAAGTTTCGCCTGGAAGGTACTCTCCTGAGAACGTACATCTTCCACATCATTTTCAAAACCCTCTTTGAGGTGGGATTCATAGTAGGTCAGTACTTCCTGTATGGCTTCCGAATTCTCCCCCTTTACCGCTGTGGGCGGTGGCCCTGTCCCAATCTTGTGGACTGTTTTGTCTCCAGGCCCACGGAGAAGACCATCTTCATTATGTTCATGCTGGTGGTGGCCTCTGTGTCCCTCTTCCTCAACCTGGTGGAGATCAGTCATTTGATCATGAAAAGAATCCGGAGGGCTCTGAGGAGaccagcagaggagcagcttgGAGAGGTCCCGGAGAAGCCCCTCCACGCCATCGCAgtcccctccatcccaaagGCCAAAGGCTACAAGCTGCTGGAAGAAGAGAAGCCAGTGTCCCACTATTTCCCTCTCACGGAAGTAGGGGTTGAGCCCAGCCCCCTTCCATCAGCCTACAATGAGTTTGAGGAGAAGATCGGGATGGGACCATTGGAAGATCTCTCCAGGGCATTCGATGAGAGGTTACCATCGTATGCGCAAGCCAAGGAACCAGAAGAGGAGAAGGTGcgagcagaggaggaggaacacGAGGAAGAGCAGCCAGGGCCTCAGGAAGAGCCAGGGgtgaagaaagcagaagagcagGCGGCGAGAGATGAAGTGGAAGGGCCTTCAGCACCTGCTGAACTTGCCGCTGATATGAGACCCCTGAGCAGGCTAAGTAAAGCCAGCAGCCGGGCCAGGTCAGATGATTTGACTGTATGA
- the GPR89B gene encoding Golgi pH regulator B yields the protein MNFLIDSSIMFTSQVLFFGFGWLFFMRKLFKDYEVRQYVVQVIFSVTFAFSCTMFELIIFEILGVLNSSSRYFHWKLNLCVILLILVFMVPFYIGYFVVSNIRLLHRQKLLFACVVWLTFMYFFWKLGDPFPILSPKHGILSIEQLISRVGVIGVTLMALLSGFGAVNCPYTYMSYFLRNVTDADILALERRLLQTMDMIVSKKKRIAVAHRTMFQRGEVHNRPTGFWGMIKSVTTSVPGSENLSLIQQEVDALEELSRQLFLETADLHATKERIEYSKTFQGKYFNFLGYFFSIYCVWKIFMATINIVFDRVGKTDPVTRGIEITVNYLGIQFDVKFWSQHISFILVGIIIVTSIRGLLITLTKFFYAISSSKSSNVIVLLLAQIMGMYFVSSVLLIRMSMPPEYRTIITEVLGELQFNFYHRWFDVIFLVSALSSILFLYLAHKQAPEKHMAL from the exons ATGAACTTCCTCATCGACTCCAGCATCATGTTCACCTCGCAG GTGCTGTTCTTTGGATTTGGGTGGCTCTTCTTCATGCGAAAGCTCTTCAAGGATTATGAG GTGAGACAGTATGTGGTCCAGGTGATCTTCTCTGTGACTTTTGCCTTCTCTTGTACCATGTTTGAGCTCATCATCTTTGAAATTTTGGGAGTGCTGAACAGCAG CTCTCGATATTTTCATTGGAAGCTGAACCTGTGTGTCATTTTGCTCATCCTGGTCTTCATGGTGCCCTTCTACATTGGTTATTTTGTTGTCAGCAACATCAGATTAT TGCACAGACAGAAACTACTTTTTGCATGTGTTGTGTGGTTGACATTCATGTATTTCTTCTGGAAGCTGGGGGATCCATTTCCTATCCTCAGCCCAAAACATG GAATCCTGTCTATAGAACAGCTCATCAGCCGTGTTGGTGTGATTGGGGTGACACTCATGGCTTTGctgtcaggatttggggctgtcAACTGTCCATACACTTACATGTCCTACTTTCTCAG gaaCGTGACAGATGCAGATATTCTGGCTCTGGAGCGACGACTCCTCCAGACTATGGACATGATTGttagcaagaaaaaaag GATAGCAGTGGCTCACAGGACAATGTTCCAGAGAGGAGAAGTGCATAACAGACCCACAGGCTTCTGGGGAATGATAAAAAGTGTTACAACATCTGTTCCTGGCAGTGAAA ATCTGTCCCTTATCCAGCAAGAAGTGGATGCCCTGGAAGAATTGAGTCGGCAGCTTTTCCTGGAAACTGCtgacctgcatgcaacaaag GAGAGAATAGAATATTCCAAAACTTTCCAGGGAAAATACTTCAactttttgggttattttttctccatctaTTGTGTCTGGAAAATCTTCATg GCAACCATCAATATTGTATTTGACCGTGTGGGGAAGACTGATCCAGTCACAAGAGGAATTGAGATCACTGTAAATTACCTGGGAATCCAGTTTGAT GTCAAATTTTGGTCTCAGCACATTTCCTTTATTCTTGTTGGAATAATCATTGTTACCTCTATTAGAGGGCTGTTAATCACACTTACAAAG tTCTTCTATGCCATTTCCAGCAGCAAGTCCTCCAATGTTATTGTTCTGCTGTTAGCCCAGATAATG GGAATGTACTTTGTGTCATCAGTGCTCCTGATCCGCATGAGCATGCCTCCGGAGTACCGCACCATTATTACAGAAGTCCTGGGAGAGCTCCAGTTCAACTTCTATCACCGGTGGTTTGATGTGATATTCCTAGTTAGTGCCCTGTCCAGTATCCTCTTTCTCTATTTAGCACACAAACAAGCCCCAGAAAAGCATATGGCTCTCTGA